CAGCAGTAAACAAGATAGCCTAGAGCCAAAAGCAACAAAAGGTATCACATATATTGATGGTAAGGCGTGCATTAACTTCAAGGAGCTTGATAGCAAACATCAAAGCAAAATCATCGCTATTTGTTTAAACGAGCAGCCTTACGAAAATCTTAAAGAGATTTTTGAGGAACTAAAATTAGAAAAAGATGTTTTAAGAGATTATGCTTCAGTTATTTGTGATAGCTACTCTAGCGTAATTGATACTGAGAATGCAGATGAATTTAAGCGTTTAATTCTTGAAAAGAGAGATATCAGCAAATTAATAGCTGAGAACAAAGTAGAAGCTAGATCCTTAATAAGAGAGAAGAATTTTAGCAAGTTAGAGGAGCGGAAAACTCAGTTAGAAGAGCAGATTGCGATAGTACAAGAGCAATCGGTAAAGCACGAAGAGAAATTAGAGGAAACAGCCGGAAGAATATCAACTAGGCTTGCACTAATTCAAGAAAATATTAATCTGAACAGTAGCTCTGTATTAATGGGCGAGAGGACTATCCAATTAAATATTAACTATGAGACGCTACGCAAACATGCCGGCTATGACACATATAAATATTATCTAAAGGACATATCTACGCATAGTAGTTTAAATAGCTGTAGTTCATACATAAGTCTTATTAAGCTTGCAAGGGATGTAATAAGTAATGACCAGCATGTGATTCTAGTGCCTTAACAAATAGCAAGCTAATGAGCTTAGTAAATAGCTATATTGCCGGTATTGATAACTATAATTGGGATAATAAAGAATTAATAGAGCTTAAAAGATGTGGTTTAGCTGAAGGTCAGAAGGTTTTAAGTGATCTTAAGCAAGAGGAACAAGTTACCAGTGGATAGTTGCTCAAGACAAAATCAATAATGCGGATATCTTTGATCCAAATAAGCATCTAAAAGGCATGATGCAGCATAACACATTAGAGGCGGTATACGCTTACAAAGATGCTGATGACAAGTTACTTGGCTATGTAGTGCGTTTTGTAGGCAAAGAAGACGGAAAGAAACAAACGCTACCTGTCACCTACTGCTACAATGCTGCAAAAGAAGAGTATAGTTGGCGTTGTAAAGGATTTACTGATAAAGGTGATAAACCTATCTTTGGCATAGAGAAAGCTGCTACCTGCAGTAAACCTATATTGATAGTAGAGGGGGAAAAAGCTGCTTTAGCTGCATCTAAAATACTTCCTGATTACGCTGTAGTATCGTGGATGGGCGGCAGTAACGCTGCAGATAGAGTCAATTGGAGTCAGCTTCAGTGGCGGGATGTAATAATATGGCCCGATAATGATCAGCCAGGCTTTAAAGCTGCAGAGGTGATTAAAGATAAGCTAAACAAAGCAAATGATCATATAGGTTTTGTCAGTATTGTTGATCCGGCTCAATTGAAGTTTAATGGTAGCATACACAAAGACTTATTGCCTGAGAAATGGGATTTAGCAGACAAATTGCCTGATGGTATGACAATTACAAATGTTAAAGAGGCAATTGAAAATGTAAGAGCTGCTCATTTAGATATTCAGCAAATACAGAACGTACTACAGAGTACTAATGCTTCAGATGCTTCGCAGCAGTTAGTTGAGCGTAATATTTGGCAGGAAGTATTTAAAGGCAAGATAGTTAAGCTTAAGAAAATCACAAGCTTAAGTGCTAATGAGTTTAAAGCTGCTACTTTCTTTAGTTCAGAAGAATCAAGTAATTATGTTAAATATTTAGAGGCAACAGGCAAGGGAGGAGTTGCACATGACTATTTAAAATATGACTCACCAATGTATCAAGATATATTAACTAGTCTTGCGATGCGTGACGAGCGTTTAAGTGGCAGTATCAAGGGTTTAAGTAGCAATAATACTCCTGATATTGAAACTATAGAGCGAAGAGCTAAGTTAATAGATGATACACAAAATCTATATGAGAAAAAAGCACTAGAATATAGCGGTATCGCAGGTACAAATGCAGTATACAGAGATTATTTGGAACTGATGGTAAAAAACTTTGGCGAATCACACGAAAAAGTAACGTTATACAAAAATATAGTGCGTGATGTATCTATCCTACATTCAGCTCAGCTTGGCATGAATATCAATGATTTACCTTATAGTCACCACAAAGAGATAGCACGAGATTTGTATAGTACTATCTCAGAGTATAGTAATAGATACGCACTAGATGCTACTGACAAAAATAAGATTGCAAATTCAGTATATGAAGAACATTGCACGCTTAAAGCTTGGGAGCAAAGATCATACGAGCAAGTTGCTACTAGCCATAAGGTTTATGCGGAGCGTCAAAAACGCCTAGAACAGACAAGACTCGCCGATATTGAAAGAGAAACAGAACGCAAGACCTTAGTAACACATACGGAGCAAATCAAACATGAGATATTGGCAGCAAAAACAGTAGCCGAAATATTTGTAGCTTTAGAGAAGGATCAAAAGTTCTTTATAGCACAAAATGGCAATATTAAATATACAACATTTAATTATAAATTTGTGGATCTAGTGGAACAAGCTCTTGAATACAAGGAACAAGAACTTTTACCTAAATTAAAAGATGTAGTAGCAGCAGTAGAACAGCATGGTGTGCTTAGTACGCAAGACATATTAGCAGAGCTGAAAGATAGTAAGGACTTAGAAGAAGCGTATAAGCACTTTGATAGTAGTTTAGAGCGTCATCAGTTAGAAACTCAGCATCAGCAGATCAGACAAGATAAAGTAGATGCCAAAACTACCGATGAAATGTTAACTGCAATTAGCCGTGAGCATGAGTTCTTTAAGTCTCTTGATGGCAAGCTTAAATATGCAGAGAAGTATGATAGTAGTATATTATCTGCGATCTCAAATGCTAAGACTATAGAGCAAGACACGCTAATTACAAATATGCATAATATGGTAGTATATGCTAAGAAACATGGTATATTAAATGATCAAGATATACTCAATCAATTTAACTCTAATGATAGTCGAAACGCGCTTAAGAATTTAAGTAAAACATGTGAGAAACATTATATGAATCATCATAATAAGAATATTAAACAGCTATTAGATGATGAGCATGTTAATGGTAGGCACTAAGAAATATACATGCCCGCTTAAATATATGAAGCATGAGATGCAAAATAATATGCCTAGCTTTGTAGATGAGAAGCAAATAGCTACCACCTTTGCAAAGGTAAAGGCAGAAGTTAAAGAGCTACGTCTAGAAAGAGAGTTAGAACATACAATGACGATGAGATTTTAAGGATTTGCGGTACCATCAGTTTTTGTGAAGTGTAGTATAAAATTAAGTATGTACTTAATATGATTAATTTACCTAAAGTGGAGCGATTAAATTGGCTCTATATAGATATGAATAGTTATTTTGCAACAATAGAGCAACAATTAGATCATACGCTTAGAGGTAAGCCCATAGCAGTAGTAGCTAATCTGTCTGATAGTACCAGTGCTATTGCTGTCAGTTATGAAGCAAAGAAACTTGGTATTAGTACTGGCACTAAAATATTTGAGGCAAAAAGGATATATCCTGAGCTAGTGTGCGTTGTATCTAAACATGAGGAATATACAAAATATCATAAAGCCATATTTGCAGAGGTAGAGAAACATTTACATGTAGATAAGATATTATCAATCGATGAGGCAGCATGCAGACTTACAGGAGAGTTATGTAATCAGGGTAATGCTATTAATATAGCAAACCTGATAAAACAATCGATCAGAAGTAATGTTGGTGAATGTATAGGATGTTCGATAGGTATAGCTCCTAACCGCTATTTAGCAAAAATAGCGTCTAATATGCAAAAACCAAATGGTTTAGTAGTAATATGTCCCGAAGATATACCGGAGAGATTGTTGGGGTTACATCTGAATGATCTACCAGGAGTAGGCAAAAGTACATATAGTAGACTTCGAGGTTATGGAATCCAAACAATTGGGCAGTTATACAAGTGCTCACAACAAGAACTCAAGAAAAAATGGGGTAGTATTGTTGGTGCAAAGCTATGGTATTTATTGCGTGGTTATGATTTATCTAATGAGAGTACAGCAAGTAATACAATAGGTCATAGTCAGGTACTTGCTCCAAACTTACGTAATGTTGAATCAGCCCGAATAGTGGCTTTAAGTTTATTACAGAAAGCGACTTATAGATTAAGAGCAAAAAAGCTTCAAGCGTCACGAATTATAATAACTATTCAAACTACAGATAGGCAAACGTTAAAGAAAAGTATTAAGGTAGCAAAGTTATCGGATAATATATCGATTTCTAAAATATTTGTTCAAGGATGGCAGGATCTAATAAATCCTTATATAGAAAATAATAATAAATTATTACCGCATAAATATCTATTGCTCTTACAAGTTTAACAGAGCTTGATAATCAGTTAAGTTTTGGAGATATGATGGAGGATAAGCAGAAAAAAAGAAATACATCTCTGACAGAATGTTTAGATAAAATTAATAATAAATATGGTAATAATACTGTAGTATTAGGATGTATTACTAATAAAAAATAATCAGTAATATCAATGAATAACAAAAACATACCAAAAGATTCTGTAGCATTAAGTGAATCTGATACTCAAGAAAGAAATCGTAACCATGAACAAGTAGACTCGGATGGTAGCAACACTTCTGAGAGACCAAGGCATGATGAGCTATTTAAAAAGGTCATGAGCGAGCCTGTAGCTGCTCGTGAGTTTCTAGAGCATTATTTGCCAGTGACATTTAAGAATAAAATTAACTTAAATAGTGTCAAAATAGAAAAGGAAAGTTTTGTTACTGAAGACTTAAGAAAGAGACTCAGCGATGTCGTGTACTCTGTTTCTTTAAAAAATGATAATATTAAAGATAGTACTGCTGAAAGCGCTAATAATGACAAAGCGTACGTATACGTGCTTATAGAGCATCAATCTAGTAGCGATTACTGGATTGCCTTTAGACTTTGGCAATATATGCTGCTGTTATGCGAAAGGCATAAGGACACCAATAAAAATAAAAGTAATAGTGCAGAAGAAAAAGATAATAAGCTCCCGCTAATATGTCCTATAGTAGTATATGCAAATGATAAGCCTTATAATGCTCCAAGGAGCTTTTGGGAGTTATTTGAAGATTGCAAGACTGCTAAGGAAATGATGGGCGGCGAGTATTTACTTGTAGACTTACAAAAACAAAGTGATAATGAGATAGAACAAAAGAAGCATCTTGGTATGATGGAGTATATGCTTAAACATATCAAGGCTCGTGATATCTTAAATCTATGGCAAAGTCTACTTGAGAAGTTTGAAAGTAGTA
The genomic region above belongs to Rickettsia helvetica and contains:
- a CDS encoding DNA polymerase thumb domain-containing protein, yielding MINLPKVERLNWLYIDMNSYFATIEQQLDHTLRGKPIAVVANLSDSTSAIAVSYEAKKLGISTGTKIFEAKRIYPELVCVVSKHEEYTKYHKAIFAEVEKHLHVDKILSIDEAACRLTGELCNQGNAINIANLIKQSIRSNVGECIGCSIGIAPNRYLAKIASNMQKPNGLVVICPEDIPERLLGLHLNDLPGVGKSTYSRLRGYGIQTIGQLYKCSQQELKKKWGSIVGAKLWYLLRGYDLSNESTASNTIGHSQVLAPNLRNVESARIVALSLLQKATYRLRAKKLQASRIIITIQTTDRQTLKKSIKVAKLSDNISISKIFVQGWQDLINPYIENNNKLLPHKYLLLLQV
- a CDS encoding toprim domain-containing protein, which translates into the protein MMQHNTLEAVYAYKDADDKLLGYVVRFVGKEDGKKQTLPVTYCYNAAKEEYSWRCKGFTDKGDKPIFGIEKAATCSKPILIVEGEKAALAASKILPDYAVVSWMGGSNAADRVNWSQLQWRDVIIWPDNDQPGFKAAEVIKDKLNKANDHIGFVSIVDPAQLKFNGSIHKDLLPEKWDLADKLPDGMTITNVKEAIENVRAAHLDIQQIQNVLQSTNASDASQQLVERNIWQEVFKGKIVKLKKITSLSANEFKAATFFSSEESSNYVKYLEATGKGGVAHDYLKYDSPMYQDILTSLAMRDERLSGSIKGLSSNNTPDIETIERRAKLIDDTQNLYEKKALEYSGIAGTNAVYRDYLELMVKNFGESHEKVTLYKNIVRDVSILHSAQLGMNINDLPYSHHKEIARDLYSTISEYSNRYALDATDKNKIANSVYEEHCTLKAWEQRSYEQVATSHKVYAERQKRLEQTRLADIERETERKTLVTHTEQIKHEILAAKTVAEIFVALEKDQKFFIAQNGNIKYTTFNYKFVDLVEQALEYKEQELLPKLKDVVAAVEQHGVLSTQDILAELKDSKDLEEAYKHFDSSLERHQLETQHQQIRQDKVDAKTTDEMLTAISREHEFFKSLDGKLKYAEKYDSSILSAISNAKTIEQDTLITNMHNMVVYAKKHGILNDQDILNQFNSNDSRNALKNLSKTCEKHYMNHHNKNIKQLLDDEHVNGRH
- a CDS encoding Rpn family recombination-promoting nuclease/putative transposase — protein: MNNKNIPKDSVALSESDTQERNRNHEQVDSDGSNTSERPRHDELFKKVMSEPVAAREFLEHYLPVTFKNKINLNSVKIEKESFVTEDLRKRLSDVVYSVSLKNDNIKDSTAESANNDKAYVYVLIEHQSSSDYWIAFRLWQYMLLLCERHKDTNKNKSNSAEEKDNKLPLICPIVVYANDKPYNAPRSFWELFEDCKTAKEMMGGEYLLVDLQKQSDNEIEQKKHLGMMEYMLKHIKARDILNLWQSLLEKFESSIEIDKENGYIYIKWLLWYSDAKVSEDKQVELAKIIAKHLKKEEQEGLMRTIADKYIDEGIAQGMQIGRSEGMQIGEAKGKYEVAKNMLNAGSDIAFISKVTGISIQEINKLSGSQ